A single genomic interval of Lewinellaceae bacterium harbors:
- the carB gene encoding carbamoyl-phosphate synthase large subunit translates to MPKDQSIQSVLIIGSGPIIIGQACEFDYSGSQASRSLREEGIRVILINDNPATIMTDPVTADKVYLLPLTVESIVQVLEEQQVDAVLPTMGGQTALNLAIEAGKQGVWDKYNIRLIGVDLNAIELTENREAFRQHMINIGLKVAPSRIANSFLEGKEAAQQIGFPLVIRPSYTLGGSGGGFVHREEQFDAALRRGLNMSPTHEVLVEKAVLGWKEFELELLRDSKDNVVIICTVENLDPMGIHTGDSITVAPAMTLSDTAYQQMRDEAIQAMRSLGNFAGGCNIQFALEPETEKLIVIEINPRVSRSSALASKATGYPIAKIAAKLAIGYSLDELKNQITQTTSAYFEPTLDYVIVKMPRWDFEKFQGSDHQLGLQMKSVGEVMAIGRNFLEALQKACQSLENNRMGLGADMKEWIRTADILERLENPSEDRIFRVKDALRLGVPEKTIHKLTRIDPWFIRQIKKLVKLEQKLMRYNVPEDIEEDFFRELKEVGYSDAQIAWLMRVDEQEVSNHRKKLGVRRTYKMVDTCAAEFEAQTPYFYSSFDRENESIPSEKKKIIVLGSGPNRIGQGIEFDYCCVHGLIAIREAGYESIMINCNPETVSTDFDVADKLYFEPVFWEHLEEILELEKPEGVIVQLGGQTALKMAQKLHERDIKIIGTDFPNMDLAEDRGAFSDLLKELGIPYPDYGVARDADEALAVARRTGYPVLVRPSYVLGGQRMRIVINDEELERHVLSIFKHLPDHKVLIDHFLERAKEAEIDAICDGDEVHIMGIMEHIEPAGVHSGDSAAVLPTYSLSVEAVNTMVEHTKQLAKALNIKGLINIQFAIKDNKVYVIEANPRASRTTPFIAKAYQVPYLNIATKVMMGTHKLKDFDIKPRPGGFAIKVPVFSFDKFPNVDKNLGPEMKSTGEAIRYIRDLSDPFFRELDRQRYMYLTR, encoded by the coding sequence ATGCCGAAAGATCAGTCCATCCAATCTGTCCTCATTATAGGCAGCGGGCCCATCATTATAGGACAAGCTTGCGAATTTGACTACTCTGGCTCTCAGGCCTCCCGCTCTCTGCGGGAAGAAGGCATCAGGGTCATCCTCATCAACGACAATCCTGCGACCATTATGACCGACCCGGTGACGGCGGACAAGGTCTACCTGCTTCCCCTCACGGTGGAAAGTATCGTTCAGGTCCTGGAAGAGCAACAGGTCGACGCTGTTCTGCCAACCATGGGCGGGCAAACGGCGCTCAACCTCGCCATCGAGGCGGGCAAACAAGGGGTTTGGGACAAGTACAACATCCGCCTCATCGGGGTGGACCTCAACGCGATCGAATTGACGGAAAACCGAGAAGCCTTCCGCCAGCACATGATCAATATCGGGTTGAAGGTAGCGCCCTCCCGCATTGCCAACTCCTTTCTCGAAGGCAAGGAGGCCGCCCAGCAGATCGGCTTCCCGCTGGTCATTCGGCCGTCTTACACCCTGGGAGGCAGCGGCGGCGGTTTTGTGCACCGCGAAGAGCAGTTCGACGCCGCGCTGCGCCGGGGGCTCAACATGTCTCCCACCCACGAGGTGCTGGTTGAAAAAGCTGTATTGGGCTGGAAGGAATTCGAACTGGAGCTGCTGCGCGACTCCAAGGACAACGTCGTGATCATCTGTACGGTCGAAAACCTCGACCCCATGGGCATCCACACCGGCGACAGCATCACCGTGGCCCCGGCAATGACCCTTTCCGATACGGCTTATCAGCAAATGCGCGACGAGGCCATACAGGCGATGCGCTCTCTGGGCAATTTCGCCGGCGGCTGCAACATACAGTTCGCCCTGGAACCGGAGACGGAAAAACTGATCGTCATCGAGATCAACCCCCGAGTGTCGCGCTCCTCGGCCCTGGCCAGCAAAGCCACCGGCTACCCCATTGCCAAAATCGCCGCCAAACTGGCCATCGGCTATTCCCTCGATGAACTCAAAAACCAGATTACCCAGACCACTTCCGCCTATTTCGAACCCACGCTGGACTATGTGATCGTCAAGATGCCCCGCTGGGACTTCGAGAAATTTCAGGGCAGCGACCACCAACTGGGCCTGCAGATGAAATCCGTAGGCGAAGTCATGGCCATCGGCCGCAACTTCCTGGAGGCCCTGCAGAAGGCCTGCCAGTCGCTGGAAAACAACCGCATGGGGCTGGGCGCCGACATGAAAGAGTGGATTCGAACGGCCGATATTCTCGAGCGCCTGGAAAACCCCAGCGAAGACCGCATTTTTCGCGTGAAAGACGCCCTGAGGCTGGGCGTCCCCGAGAAGACCATCCACAAACTGACCCGCATCGACCCCTGGTTTATCCGGCAGATCAAGAAGCTGGTCAAACTGGAGCAAAAGCTGATGCGGTACAACGTCCCCGAAGATATTGAAGAGGATTTCTTCCGGGAGCTCAAAGAGGTGGGCTACTCCGATGCGCAGATCGCCTGGCTCATGCGCGTCGACGAGCAGGAAGTGTCCAACCACCGCAAAAAACTGGGCGTCCGCCGAACGTATAAGATGGTGGACACCTGCGCCGCTGAGTTTGAAGCCCAAACGCCCTATTTCTATTCTTCCTTCGACCGGGAAAACGAGAGCATCCCTTCGGAAAAAAAGAAGATCATCGTGCTCGGCTCCGGCCCCAACCGCATTGGGCAGGGCATTGAATTCGACTACTGCTGCGTCCATGGCCTGATCGCCATCCGGGAAGCCGGCTACGAATCCATCATGATCAACTGCAACCCGGAAACCGTCTCCACCGATTTCGATGTGGCGGACAAGCTCTACTTCGAACCCGTCTTCTGGGAACACCTCGAAGAAATCCTGGAACTGGAGAAGCCCGAAGGCGTCATCGTGCAACTGGGCGGGCAAACCGCCCTGAAGATGGCGCAAAAACTACACGAGCGGGACATAAAGATCATCGGGACCGACTTCCCCAACATGGACCTCGCCGAAGACCGGGGCGCCTTTTCCGACCTGCTCAAAGAGCTGGGGATTCCCTACCCCGATTACGGAGTGGCCCGCGACGCCGACGAAGCCCTGGCCGTGGCCCGGCGCACCGGCTACCCCGTGCTGGTGCGGCCTTCCTACGTACTGGGCGGGCAGCGCATGCGCATCGTCATCAACGACGAGGAACTGGAGCGGCACGTACTCAGCATTTTCAAACACCTGCCAGACCATAAAGTCCTCATCGACCACTTCCTCGAACGGGCCAAAGAAGCCGAGATCGACGCCATCTGCGACGGCGACGAAGTGCACATCATGGGCATCATGGAGCACATCGAGCCGGCGGGCGTCCACTCCGGAGACAGCGCGGCAGTACTACCGACCTACAGCCTTTCGGTGGAAGCGGTCAATACCATGGTCGAACACACCAAACAACTGGCCAAGGCGCTGAACATCAAAGGGCTGATCAACATTCAGTTTGCCATTAAAGACAATAAAGTCTACGTCATCGAAGCCAACCCGCGCGCCTCCCGCACCACGCCCTTCATCGCCAAAGCCTACCAGGTGCCCTACCTGAACATCGCCACCAAAGTGATGATGGGCACCCACAAACTCAAAGATTTTGACATCAAGCCGCGCCCCGGGGGCTTCGCCATTAAAGTACCGGTCTTTTCTTTTGACAAATTTCCGAACGTCGACAAAAACCTGGGGCCGGAAATGAAATCCACCGGCGAGGCCATCCGCTACATCCGGGACTTGTCCGACCCTTTTTTCCGCGAACTGGACCGCCAACGCTATATGTATCTGACGAGATAA
- a CDS encoding zinc-binding dehydrogenase has product MLRHAYRLHSGSLSKMKLVEEQLPDPGPGEATIAVKAIGLNFADIFAIWGLYSATPAGEFVPGLEYAGVVARVGAGVTHLREGDEVMGVIRFGAYATHLNIDARYVLPLPQGWSFEEGAAYPVQVLTAYYALKELGAIRQGHTVLIHSAAGGVGIWANRIARQYDAFTIGTVGRAQKLEFLREEGYDKGIVRSSNFKLELEQALDGRELHLIMECIGGKILQEGYEKLAPQGRMIVYGSARYASVGNRPNYLKLAWYYLTRPRIDPQRMIESNKGVLGFNLIWLYHRAELLHQLLGELEQMDLGKPHVGHTFSLEQLKDAILLFQTGKTVGKVVVRV; this is encoded by the coding sequence ATGCTACGACACGCCTACCGCCTCCATTCCGGAAGCCTTTCCAAAATGAAACTCGTCGAAGAACAACTGCCCGATCCCGGCCCGGGAGAAGCCACTATAGCTGTAAAGGCCATCGGCCTCAATTTCGCCGACATTTTCGCCATTTGGGGCCTGTACAGCGCAACGCCGGCCGGCGAATTCGTTCCGGGGCTGGAATATGCGGGCGTGGTGGCCAGGGTGGGAGCGGGCGTCACCCACCTGAGGGAAGGGGACGAGGTGATGGGGGTGATCCGTTTCGGCGCCTACGCCACGCATTTGAATATCGACGCCCGGTATGTGCTGCCGCTGCCTCAAGGCTGGAGTTTCGAGGAAGGGGCCGCCTACCCGGTGCAGGTACTCACCGCCTACTATGCCTTGAAGGAGCTGGGCGCCATCCGGCAGGGCCACACGGTGCTCATCCACAGCGCCGCCGGAGGGGTCGGCATCTGGGCCAACCGCATCGCCAGGCAGTACGATGCCTTTACGATTGGCACCGTAGGCAGGGCCCAAAAGCTGGAATTCCTCAGGGAGGAGGGATATGATAAAGGCATCGTTCGCAGTAGCAACTTTAAATTGGAACTGGAGCAGGCCCTGGATGGCCGGGAACTCCACCTCATCATGGAGTGCATCGGCGGCAAAATATTGCAGGAAGGGTACGAAAAACTCGCTCCTCAGGGCAGGATGATCGTCTACGGCTCCGCCCGCTACGCCTCTGTCGGCAACCGCCCCAACTACTTGAAGCTGGCCTGGTACTACCTCACCCGCCCCCGGATTGACCCCCAGCGAATGATCGAATCCAATAAAGGCGTGCTCGGCTTCAACCTCATCTGGCTGTATCACCGGGCGGAACTCCTGCACCAGCTATTGGGTGAACTCGAACAGATGGACCTGGGAAAGCCCCACGTCGGCCATACTTTCTCATTGGAACAGCTCAAAGACGCCATCCTGCTTTTTCAAACGGGGAAGACGGTCGGCAAGGTGGTGGTGAGGGTGTAA
- a CDS encoding tetratricopeptide repeat protein — MRYFIYTFLLLTALLLLFCSRELPKAASDGQYLNLAKDVQYVGMNTCKSCHINVHATFIHTGMGRSFDRATLEKTDATFGNHALVYDTASNLYYKPFFRDSAMYVLEFRLEGGDTVHRRLERIDYIVGSGQHTNSHIVDFNGYIYQAPITYYTQEGRWDMAPGFRGDNIRFDRFLTTECITCHNHLPDFVEGSLNKYSKMPTGIECERCHGPGEVHAREKLAGHIVDTSKLIDYTIVTPSDLPRDLQMDLCQRCHLQGIAVLNEGKDFFDFKPGMRLQEVFNVFLPRYTNSHERFIMASQADRLRLSPCYLQSEMTCITCHNPHQSVEATDKGRYNNACLSCHGQQREEACTAPMAERLAEGDDCSGCHMPRSGSIDIPHVNITDHYISRNNIKGKEREEVPTGNPGFLGLQILSKEKATPLEMARGYIAMYDKYVQSSVMLDSAHYYLEQSAQPLEDKFPTLIHYYFAREDYEAIAELAAGRQPQSLPDGWTAYRTGEAFYKLGAYPRALSFYQRAAGLMPYNLDFQEKLGAAYIQLQQLPKAIETLEWVLRENPKRPVALSNLGYAYVLQGQFQKAEDFYTKAIALDPDYEQALLNKAAVRLLQKDTEEARKLIGRVLKINPENRQALSILGQI; from the coding sequence ATGCGATACTTTATTTACACCTTCCTCCTCCTCACCGCCCTCCTGCTCCTCTTCTGCAGCCGGGAGCTGCCCAAAGCCGCCTCCGACGGCCAATACCTCAACCTGGCCAAAGACGTGCAATACGTGGGCATGAACACCTGCAAATCCTGCCACATCAACGTGCACGCCACCTTTATCCACACCGGCATGGGCCGCTCCTTTGACCGGGCGACGCTGGAGAAGACCGATGCCACTTTCGGCAACCACGCCCTGGTCTACGATACCGCCTCCAACCTGTACTACAAACCATTCTTTCGCGACAGCGCCATGTATGTGCTGGAGTTCCGGCTGGAAGGCGGCGACACTGTGCACCGGCGCCTGGAGCGCATCGACTACATCGTGGGCTCCGGGCAACATACCAATTCTCACATCGTCGATTTCAACGGCTATATCTATCAGGCGCCCATCACCTACTACACTCAGGAAGGGCGCTGGGATATGGCGCCCGGCTTCCGGGGAGACAACATCCGCTTCGATCGCTTCCTCACCACCGAATGCATCACCTGCCACAACCACCTCCCGGATTTCGTGGAGGGCTCTCTTAACAAATACAGCAAGATGCCGACGGGCATCGAGTGCGAGCGCTGCCATGGCCCCGGGGAAGTGCACGCCCGGGAAAAACTGGCGGGCCACATCGTGGATACCTCGAAGCTCATCGACTACACCATCGTCACGCCCAGCGATCTGCCCCGCGATTTGCAGATGGATCTCTGCCAGCGCTGCCACCTGCAGGGCATCGCCGTGCTGAACGAGGGTAAGGATTTCTTCGACTTCAAACCTGGCATGCGCCTGCAGGAGGTGTTCAACGTCTTCCTGCCCCGCTACACCAATTCCCACGAGCGGTTCATCATGGCTTCCCAGGCCGACCGCCTGCGCCTCAGCCCCTGCTACCTGCAGTCGGAGATGACCTGCATTACCTGCCACAACCCGCACCAGAGCGTGGAAGCCACCGACAAAGGCCGGTACAACAACGCATGCCTCAGCTGTCACGGCCAACAGCGGGAAGAGGCCTGCACGGCGCCCATGGCCGAACGCCTGGCTGAAGGCGACGACTGCTCCGGTTGCCACATGCCCCGTTCGGGCAGCATCGACATCCCTCACGTCAACATCACCGATCACTACATCAGCCGGAATAACATCAAAGGCAAAGAGCGGGAAGAGGTGCCAACCGGCAACCCCGGTTTTCTGGGCCTGCAAATCCTGTCCAAGGAAAAGGCCACGCCCCTGGAAATGGCCAGAGGCTACATCGCCATGTACGATAAGTACGTACAGTCTTCGGTCATGCTCGATTCCGCCCATTATTACCTGGAGCAGTCCGCCCAGCCTTTGGAAGATAAGTTCCCCACGCTCATCCACTACTACTTTGCCCGGGAGGATTATGAGGCCATCGCCGAACTTGCCGCCGGGCGCCAGCCTCAGAGCCTGCCCGATGGCTGGACGGCCTACCGCACCGGAGAGGCCTTCTACAAACTGGGTGCCTATCCCCGCGCCCTGTCCTTTTACCAACGCGCCGCCGGGCTCATGCCTTACAACCTGGACTTTCAGGAAAAGCTGGGCGCCGCCTACATCCAGCTTCAGCAACTGCCAAAGGCGATCGAAACCCTGGAATGGGTGCTCCGGGAAAACCCCAAACGGCCCGTGGCCCTGTCCAACCTGGGCTATGCTTATGTCCTGCAGGGGCAGTTTCAGAAAGCAGAAGATTTTTACACAAAAGCCATCGCTCTTGACCCGGACTATGAACAAGCGCTGCTGAACAAGGCGGCGGTGCGGCTGCTGCAGAAGGATACAGAAGAAGCGAGAAAACTGATCGGGCGGGTACTGAAGATCAACCCGGAGAACCGGCAGGCGCTGTCGATTTTGGGGCAGATATAG
- a CDS encoding cation:proton antiporter — protein sequence MEILTSYNLIIEASAIIILSFIFSELARKTNVPSVLMLIALGILLKLGLDAFGLGSIDFFPILELLGIVGLIMIVLEAALELELKPEKILPIGKALAIALISLIASTWVAALILHQFIKEMDMATAWLYATPLSILSSAIIIPSVSGLGNVKKEFHIYESTFSDILGIMLFYFLAGQWEASEAAGNGVAGFFGNLGLTIAISLVASYLILFIFQNIRSQVKLFLLIAVLLLLYALGKKMHLSSLIIILSFGLVIANMPLFFRGRLGRWLHLEKAKNIYEGLHIITMETAFVVRTFFFVIFGLTISLVSLLHLDVALISGLVILSIYAIRFVILRIFLGRDLIPQLFIAPRGLITILLFYAIPQEAIVPGFEAGILLFIIIGTSLIMTFAMVYDKQRAGKAVKKAQRVPVGFTKWKAPTIEEVMGEEG from the coding sequence ATGGAAATACTGACCTCATACAACCTGATCATCGAAGCTTCGGCCATCATCATCTTATCCTTTATATTCAGCGAGCTGGCGCGAAAGACCAACGTGCCTTCCGTGCTCATGCTCATTGCCCTGGGCATATTGCTGAAGCTGGGCCTCGATGCATTCGGGCTGGGCAGCATCGATTTTTTTCCCATCCTGGAATTGCTCGGCATCGTCGGCCTGATCATGATCGTGCTTGAGGCGGCGCTGGAACTGGAGCTCAAACCGGAAAAAATACTGCCGATCGGCAAGGCGCTGGCTATTGCGCTCATCAGCCTGATCGCTTCTACCTGGGTGGCCGCCCTTATTCTGCACCAGTTCATTAAAGAAATGGATATGGCTACTGCCTGGCTGTACGCTACTCCACTGTCTATCCTTTCCAGCGCCATTATCATTCCCTCGGTCTCGGGGTTGGGCAATGTAAAAAAGGAATTTCACATCTATGAAAGCACCTTTTCGGATATCCTGGGCATTATGCTTTTTTACTTCCTTGCGGGCCAGTGGGAAGCTTCCGAAGCTGCCGGCAACGGGGTGGCGGGTTTCTTTGGCAACCTGGGGCTGACCATCGCCATCTCTTTGGTGGCCAGCTATCTCATTCTGTTTATTTTTCAGAACATCCGCAGCCAGGTTAAGCTCTTTCTACTCATTGCCGTACTGTTGTTGCTTTATGCGCTGGGTAAAAAGATGCACCTGTCTTCCCTCATCATCATCCTGTCGTTCGGGCTGGTGATTGCCAATATGCCGCTCTTTTTCCGCGGCCGGCTGGGCCGCTGGCTGCACCTCGAAAAAGCAAAGAATATATACGAAGGACTACACATCATTACCATGGAGACCGCCTTCGTTGTGCGCACCTTCTTTTTTGTCATCTTCGGGCTGACTATTTCCCTGGTTTCTCTGCTCCACCTGGATGTTGCGCTCATCAGCGGGCTGGTCATCTTGTCTATATATGCTATCCGTTTTGTCATTTTGCGTATTTTTTTGGGCAGAGATCTTATCCCCCAGCTTTTCATCGCCCCCCGGGGCCTGATCACCATCCTGCTTTTTTACGCCATTCCCCAAGAGGCCATCGTGCCCGGCTTTGAGGCAGGCATCTTGTTATTCATCATCATCGGCACCAGCCTCATCATGACCTTTGCCATGGTGTACGACAAGCAGCGGGCGGGGAAAGCGGTGAAGAAGGCGCAAAGGGTGCCGGTTGGCTTCACGAAGTGGAAAGCGCCGACGATTGAGGAGGTGATGGGGGAGGAGGGGTGA
- a CDS encoding AbrB/MazE/SpoVT family DNA-binding domain-containing protein, with product MTTTLDKYGRILIPKRLRELLGITPQTQLVITEEGNKIIIEPVSEENPYEEKDGMIVFVGELEVEYESLVEQERKRRDEQMLGL from the coding sequence ATGACAACTACGCTGGACAAATACGGCAGGATTTTGATACCCAAGCGATTGAGAGAATTGCTGGGGATTACGCCTCAAACTCAATTGGTAATAACAGAAGAAGGAAATAAGATCATCATCGAGCCTGTATCGGAGGAAAACCCTTATGAGGAAAAAGACGGTATGATCGTTTTTGTTGGAGAGCTCGAAGTCGAATATGAAAGCCTGGTGGAGCAGGAAAGAAAGAGAAGGGATGAACAGATGTTGGGGTTATGA
- a CDS encoding PIN domain-containing protein, whose protein sequence is MKVLLDTSVLVAACVERHPNHLPAFEWLKKAGAMEIKAVVAAHSLLETFSVLTRAPFKPRIGPEEARKLIASNIYATSSIIALTANEYTKIINDLANSGFTGGIVYDGLIVLCAEKAKAKKIVTSNTADYTRLTKALGLEIEIAGL, encoded by the coding sequence ATGAAAGTTCTTTTGGATACCTCTGTACTGGTGGCCGCTTGTGTTGAGAGGCACCCCAACCATCTTCCCGCCTTTGAATGGCTTAAAAAAGCAGGGGCTATGGAAATTAAAGCGGTTGTAGCCGCTCATTCTCTTTTGGAAACTTTCAGCGTATTGACCCGAGCTCCCTTTAAACCCAGGATTGGCCCGGAGGAGGCCCGTAAGCTCATTGCTTCGAATATTTATGCCACTTCCAGCATAATTGCATTGACAGCAAATGAATACACTAAAATAATCAATGACCTGGCAAATAGTGGCTTCACGGGAGGTATTGTTTATGACGGGCTCATAGTCCTTTGCGCAGAGAAGGCGAAAGCGAAGAAGATTGTCACTTCCAATACAGCCGACTATACCAGGCTGACAAAGGCACTAGGCCTGGAAATCGAAATTGCAGGACTTTAG
- a CDS encoding gliding motility lipoprotein GldH, protein MKYSVLFFLAAFFFLASCSPGYDYEKQYELTGGYWAQDDTLDFAFSIEDTLAIYNLYLEVEHSASYGYQNLYTKIYTQFPSGERIEELLSLELADKAGVWLGACNSKSCILKIPIQEGAFFNQAGEFAVTVEQYMRVNPVEGILSIGFLLEDTGQKRGS, encoded by the coding sequence ATGAAATATTCCGTTCTTTTTTTTCTAGCCGCTTTTTTTTTCCTGGCTTCCTGCAGCCCTGGCTACGACTATGAAAAACAATATGAACTTACCGGAGGATACTGGGCCCAGGACGATACGCTGGACTTTGCATTTTCCATCGAAGATACCCTCGCCATTTACAACCTTTACCTGGAAGTAGAACACAGCGCCAGCTACGGTTATCAAAACCTGTACACAAAAATCTATACCCAATTCCCATCCGGCGAACGCATCGAAGAACTGCTTTCCCTCGAACTGGCGGATAAGGCCGGCGTTTGGTTGGGAGCCTGCAACAGCAAGTCCTGTATTCTGAAAATACCGATCCAGGAAGGAGCTTTCTTTAATCAGGCCGGGGAGTTTGCGGTTACCGTCGAACAGTACATGCGGGTAAACCCGGTGGAAGGCATTCTCAGCATCGGTTTCTTGCTGGAGGACACGGGGCAAAAAAGGGGGAGTTAA
- the dnaJ gene encoding molecular chaperone DnaJ yields MAKRDYYEVLGVGKDADAAAIKKAYRKLAIQYHPDKNPGDKAAEENFKEAAEAYEILSDPDKKARYDRFGHAGVSGQGGGGFSGGMTMEDIFQQFGDIFGESGSPFDSFFGGSRTRTRPRGQRGSNLRIKVTLTLEEIAAGVTKKIKVKKHVACDQCNGSGAKDSNSVQTCSTCRGGGYVRQVKNTFLGQMQTTVTCPTCNGSGQQVTASCSKCKGDGRMYGEETLDIEIPAGVEEGMQLSLRGKGNAGAKGGPAGDLLINIEEKQHEFLQRDGMNLIHEMYLNFADAALGTSVEVPTIDGRVKIKVPAGTQSGKIFRLKGKGLPSVQAYGAGDQLIHVNVWTPKKVNDEERALLEKLKAMPNFHPQPGKSEKTFFEKMKDYFK; encoded by the coding sequence ATGGCAAAAAGAGATTACTACGAAGTACTGGGGGTGGGCAAGGATGCTGACGCTGCAGCCATAAAAAAGGCGTACCGCAAACTGGCTATCCAATACCACCCCGACAAGAACCCCGGCGATAAGGCGGCGGAGGAAAACTTCAAGGAGGCGGCGGAAGCCTACGAAATCCTGAGCGACCCGGATAAGAAGGCCCGGTATGACCGTTTTGGGCACGCCGGCGTTAGCGGCCAGGGTGGCGGGGGCTTCAGCGGGGGCATGACCATGGAGGATATTTTCCAGCAGTTCGGCGATATTTTTGGGGAAAGCGGAAGCCCCTTCGATAGCTTCTTCGGCGGCTCCCGCACCCGCACCCGGCCCCGCGGGCAACGGGGCAGCAACCTGCGCATCAAAGTGACGCTCACCCTGGAAGAGATCGCCGCCGGGGTGACCAAGAAGATCAAGGTCAAAAAACACGTCGCCTGCGACCAATGCAACGGCAGCGGAGCCAAAGACAGCAATTCGGTACAGACCTGCTCGACCTGCCGCGGCGGCGGCTACGTCCGCCAGGTCAAGAACACCTTCCTCGGGCAAATGCAAACCACCGTAACCTGCCCGACCTGCAACGGCTCGGGCCAGCAGGTGACGGCCAGCTGCTCCAAGTGCAAAGGCGACGGCCGCATGTACGGGGAAGAAACCCTCGACATCGAAATTCCCGCCGGCGTGGAAGAAGGGATGCAGTTGTCCCTGCGCGGCAAAGGCAATGCCGGCGCCAAAGGCGGCCCTGCCGGAGACCTGCTCATCAATATCGAGGAAAAGCAGCATGAATTTCTGCAGCGCGACGGCATGAACCTCATCCATGAGATGTACCTCAATTTCGCCGACGCCGCCCTGGGCACCTCCGTGGAAGTGCCAACCATCGACGGCCGGGTGAAGATCAAAGTGCCGGCCGGCACTCAATCCGGAAAAATATTCCGCCTCAAGGGCAAAGGGCTGCCCTCGGTTCAGGCCTATGGCGCCGGCGACCAGCTCATACACGTCAATGTCTGGACGCCCAAGAAGGTCAACGACGAGGAAAGGGCACTGCTGGAAAAACTGAAGGCCATGCCCAATTTCCACCCGCAGCCCGGAAAGTCGGAAAAGACCTTCTTCGAAAAAATGAAAGACTATTTTAAGTGA
- a CDS encoding nucleotide exchange factor GrpE, producing the protein MSDENKKNQKMEDSQDTGQVTLDQEETQEGQEELPEKETREAPPASSVEEELKKLRMENGELKDKYLRLFAEFDNFKKRTIREKMDMMKNAAQDTMSEILPVLDDFDRAKRNTEQEGSTEALSEGVSLVYNKLYATLNRLGLEPMKTDGEPFDPELHEAITEIPAPSEDMKGCIIDTIEKGYTLNGKIIRHAKVVVGK; encoded by the coding sequence ATGAGTGACGAGAACAAGAAAAACCAAAAAATGGAAGACAGCCAGGATACTGGGCAAGTGACCCTGGACCAGGAAGAAACACAAGAGGGCCAGGAAGAATTGCCGGAAAAGGAAACCCGGGAGGCTCCGCCCGCCTCCTCTGTGGAGGAAGAGCTTAAAAAGCTCAGGATGGAAAACGGAGAGCTGAAAGACAAATACCTGCGGCTGTTTGCGGAGTTCGACAACTTTAAGAAGCGGACGATCCGCGAGAAGATGGATATGATGAAGAATGCCGCGCAGGACACTATGTCAGAAATACTCCCGGTCCTTGACGATTTTGACAGGGCAAAGAGAAATACGGAACAGGAGGGGAGCACAGAAGCTTTAAGCGAAGGCGTGAGCCTGGTTTACAATAAATTGTACGCCACCCTCAACCGGCTGGGCCTCGAGCCAATGAAAACAGACGGCGAGCCATTCGACCCTGAGCTGCACGAGGCCATTACTGAGATTCCGGCTCCTTCCGAGGACATGAAGGGCTGCATCATCGATACGATTGAAAAGGGCTATACATTAAACGGCAAAATCATACGCCACGCTAAAGTAGTGGTGGGCAAGTAG
- a CDS encoding TlpA family protein disulfide reductase produces the protein MKITFNTLLNILLAGMIALFIGRYFYQQPRFVNGESAPDFAAATLSGEQLQLSSLRGHYVLIDFWGSWCGPCRKEHPALVQLYDKYQNAVFQQAEGFKLVSIGIEENEDRWRRAIERDGLHWPYHILDKASSLRFFDSELARQFGVKQVPTRYLLNAKGQIIAVNPSVEELDRLLGEKIL, from the coding sequence ATGAAAATTACTTTTAATACCTTGCTCAATATTTTGCTGGCGGGAATGATCGCGCTGTTCATCGGCCGTTATTTCTACCAACAGCCCCGTTTTGTAAATGGAGAATCGGCGCCCGACTTTGCCGCCGCCACCCTTAGCGGAGAGCAGCTTCAACTGTCGAGCCTGCGCGGCCATTACGTATTGATCGACTTCTGGGGGAGCTGGTGCGGCCCCTGCCGGAAAGAACACCCCGCCCTGGTGCAGCTCTACGATAAGTATCAGAACGCCGTCTTTCAGCAGGCTGAGGGTTTTAAGCTTGTCAGCATCGGGATAGAAGAAAATGAGGACAGGTGGCGCCGCGCCATCGAGCGCGACGGGCTGCACTGGCCCTACCACATCCTGGACAAGGCCAGCAGCCTGCGTTTTTTCGACTCGGAACTGGCCAGGCAATTCGGCGTCAAGCAGGTGCCCACCAGATATTTGCTGAATGCAAAAGGGCAAATCATTGCCGTCAATCCTTCGGTGGAGGAGTTGGACCGGTTGCTGGGGGAGAAGATTTTATAA